A window of the Phaseolus vulgaris cultivar G19833 chromosome 5, P. vulgaris v2.0, whole genome shotgun sequence genome harbors these coding sequences:
- the LOC137834040 gene encoding uncharacterized protein, translated as MEDPEAHLTAFHTQMMLVGSFDAIRCKLFMSTLTGMSMDWFISLPDGHITSFAQLSQLFREQYIANRAPPPVSYDLFDVKQYQGETLKEYINRFGAQVVKVGTTEEPMIIYAFRKGMCLGPFCESII; from the coding sequence ATGGAGGATCCCGAGGcgcatctcactgcgttccacacacagatgatgctggtaggcaGCTTCGACGCCataaggtgcaagctcttcatgagcacgctGACTGGAATgtccatggactggttcatcagccttccagacgGCCACATCACGTCCTTCGCACAGCTCTCACAACTGTTTCGCGAACAGTACATAGCAAACAGGGCTCCGCCACCGGTATCGTACGATTTGTTCGACGTAAAGCAGTATCAAGGCGAAACCTTGAAagaatacatcaatcgcttcggggcacAGGTGGTAAAGGTTGGCACCACGGAGGAGCCTATGATCATCTACGCGTTCAGGAAGGGAATGTGCCTTGGACCTTTCTGTGAGTCAATCATCTGA